From Rhodovibrio salinarum DSM 9154:
GCCTATTCGAAAGACGCACGCGGGTAAGTGTGGTCGCGGCAGTGGTGTTCTGATTGTTGCCACGCAACTGAGCTCTTGTACCTGCGCCAGCCGGCCCAAACCTACACCGGGTAAGATAGATGCACGGTGATGAAGAGGAGCGGTCCGGTGCCCACGCACAACCGCGATATCGCGGCGAAGTTCGACGAACTGGCGGATTTGCTCGAAATTCAAGGCGCCAACGTTTTCCGGGTGCGCGCCTACCGCAACGGCGCCCGGACCCTCCGCGATCTGCCGCACAGCGTCGTCCAGCTATTGCGTGACGGCACGGATTTGACGGAGTTACCCGGGATCGGCGCGGATTTGGCGCAGAAGACCCGCGAGATCGTCGAGACCGGCGAACTCAGCGACTTACAGGAAATCGTTCAGGACGTCCCGGAAAGCCTGATCGATGTGATGGGTATTGCCGGTCTCGGGCCTAAGCGGGTCAAGACGCTCTACGAAGCGCTTGGCGTGCGGGACCTGGCCGGTCTGAAGAAAGCGACTGAGTCCGGTGAAATTCAAGACCTCTCCGGGTTTGGTAAGAAGACCGAGCAGAACATTCTGGAGGAGCTGGCGACCCGTGGAAGTGGTGAGAAACGGTTCCGGCGCCGGGATGCCGAGGAGCTTGCCGAACCGTTGATCGAAATGCTGCGGCAGATCGACGGCGTCGACCAGGCGATCATTGCCGGCAGTTACCGGCGCCGGAAGGAGACGGTCGGCGATCTCGACATCCTGCTGAGCTGTTCGGACGCCGGCCCGGTGATGGACCGTTTCGTCGCTTACGACGACGTCCAGCGCGTGCTCTCGCACGGACAGACACGGGCGAGCGTGGTGCTTAAGGGTGGCCTGCAGGTCGATCTGCGGGCGGTTGCGCGGGAAAGCTATGGCGCCGCGCTGCACTACTTCACCGGCAGCCAGGCGCACAATATCAGGGTTCGCCAACTGGGCCAGCAGCGCGGCCTAAAGGTCAACGAATACGGCGTTTTTGAAGGCGAGACGCGGGTTGCCGGCAGGCGCGAGGTCGAGGTGTTCGAGGCCGTCGGTCTGCCCGAGATCGTGCCCGAGCTGCGCGAGGATCGCGGCGAGATCGAGGCGGCGCAGACTGACAAACTGCCCGATCTTGTCACGCTCGACGACATCTGCGGCAACCTCCACAGCCATACCGACTGGTCCGACGGAGCGGGCACGCTGGAGGAGATGGCCCAGGCGGCGAAAGCGCGTGGCTTGAGCTACCTGGCGATCACCGACCATTCCAAGGCGGTACGGGTTGCCGGCGGCCTGGACGCCGACCGGCTGGCCCGGCAGATCGACGCGATCGACGACCTGAACGAGTCGCTCGACGGTATCACCCTGTTGAAGGGGATCGAGGTCGACATTCTGGAGGACGGGACGCTCGATCTGCCGGACGCGGTCCTCGCGCGCCTTGATTTGACCGTCTGTTCGATCCACAGCCGGATGAACCTGTCTGGCGATAAGCAGACGACCCGGGTGCTCAAGGCGATGGAGAACCCGAACTTTACCATCCTGGGCCATCCCACCGGCCGGTTGCTGGGCGAACGGGCAGGCTACCAGCTCGACATGGAGCAGGTGATCGCCCAGGCCTCCCAGGGTGGCCACGTGCTGGAGATCAATGCCCAGCCGGCGCGCCTCGACCTGGACGATACGCACGCCAAGATGGCGCGTGAGGCCGGGGTGAAACTGTCGATCGCCACCGATGCGCACGCCGGTACGCACCTCGACCTGATGCGCTTCGGTGTGGATCAGGCCCGGCGCGGCTGGGTGACGGCTGACGACGTAATCAACACGCGGGACCTACAAGGGCTTCGGAAGCTTCTGCGCGGCTAACCGCCCAGCTATCCAAACCGAGAGGAGCGAGAGAACGCGGTATGCCCGAACTGCCGGACGTTGAAGCGAACGCGATAGAGCTGCGCGCACACGCCCTGGACCGTGAAATCGCACGGGTCGCCCTGCACGATCCGCAGCGCCTGCGCGGCAGCAACCCGGCGGATCTGGAAGCAGCGCTGACCGGTTATGCGTTCGAGGCCGTAGCACGCCACGGTAAGATGCTGTTTGTGAAGGTTTCTTGTGGTTGGCACCTGGTCGTGCACTTCGGCATGACCGGCCATCTGACGCGGCTCGATGATGGCGCGCGCGAGCCGGCGCACTGCCGTCTGCATCTGCTCTTTCGTGACGGCGGCGGGCTGGCCTTCACCGACCAGCGCCGTCTGGGCTGGGTCGAGTTGACCGACGATCCGGCGCACTACCTGCGCAGCCAGGATCTTGGTCCGGACGTGCTTGCGCTTGAGGCCGAGACGTTCGCCCGGCGGATCGGCGGCAAGCGGGGCCAGCTCAAGACCGCGCTGATGGATCAGAGCGTGGTCGCTGGTCTTGGGAACGTTTGGGCGGATGAAGTGCTGTTCCAGACTGGCCTGCGCCCGGACGTCAAGGCGCACGAGCAGAAACCGGAGGTGCTGCGCACGCTGCACGCCACTATCCGCAAGGTGTTGCCCGTCGCCGCCGAGCACGGCGCCGATCTGGCCCGGCTGCCCGCCAGCTTTCTGACGCCCCAGCGCGGGCAGGAACACCCGACGTGTCCCAACTGCGGCCACGCGCTGGAGACGCCGAAGATCGCCGGACGCACCGCCTACCTCTGTCCGGTGTGTCAGGCTTCGCGGTAGCCGACTGTCGCTGGCTGCCCGCTAAAAACCGAACAACGCTGGCAGGCCGGTCGTGATCGAAGGCACCAGGATGATCACGGCGAGCGCGACCAGGGCAGTCACCACGAACGGCCAGATCGTGCGGAACAGGTCTTCCAGCGGCACCCGTCCGACGGCGGAGACGATGTAGACGCATGCGCCCATCGGCGGGGTGATCAGCGCGATCGTGATGTTGAGCGTCATCACGATGCCGAAGTGAAAGGGATCGATCCCGGCAGCTGTCGCGACCGGCGCGAACACCGGGGTAAGCAGCACCAGCGCAGCGATCTCCTCCATGAACATGCCGATCACGAAGGTGATTGCGCTCAGGATCACCAACACCAGCAGCGGGCTGTGCGCGAATTCCAGGACGAAGCTGGCGAACGCTTGCGGCACTTGGTTGAATGACAGCAGCCAGCCGATCACCGCCGCTGCACCGATGATCAGGAAGATCGCGCTGGAAAGGCGCGCCGTCTCGGCGACGGAAGCGGCCAGGGCGCGTATGGTGAGCTGCCGGGTCAGTAGCAAGCCGGCGATCACGACGTAGGCCACGGCGAGCGCACCGGACTCGGTCGGGGTCACCACGCCCCAGATGATGCCGCCCAGGATGATCACCGGCGCGATCAGGGCTGGGAGCGCGTAGACCACGGCACGGCCGAGCGCGGCCATAGAGAAGCGTTCGCCGGTGGGCTGGAACCCATTGCGTTTGGCGTGCAGCCAGTTGAGCCCGATAAACGCGATGCCGAGCACCAGTCCCGGGATGATCCCGGCCACGAACAGGCCGCCGATCGAGGTGCCGGTCATCGTGCCGTACAGGATCATGAAGATCGACGGCGGGATGATCGGGCCGATCAGCGAGCTTCCCGCCGTCAGTCCGGCGGCGTAGGAGCGGGTAAAGCCGTCCTTCTCCATCGCCGGGATCAGGATCGAGCCAAGCGCGCTGGAATCCGCGGCCGCGGAGCCGTTGACGCCCGCGAACAGGATGCTCGCGACGACGTTGACGTACCCCAGTCCGCCGCGCAGGAAGCCGACGACCGCCCGGCACAGCACCAGCAGCCGGTCGGTTAGGCCAGCATGGTTCATCAACGTGCCGGCCAGCACGAAGAAGGGGATCGCCATCAGCGTGAAGACGTCGATCCCGCCGAAATACTGCTGGATCATCAGCCGCAGCATCGAGGGATCGCCGATCCACGCAAACCCGGTCAATCCAGCCGCCAGCAGCGAGACGAACAACGGCGCGCCGACCACCATCAGCACGATGAACACACCCAGCATGGCCCAGGTCACGGCACGACCTCCGTGTCGTTGCGGCCGGCCGGGCCGGCTAGCAGGATCAAGAGGTACTGCAGCACCATCAGGCCCATGCCGGCTGGGATCGATGCCGTGGGGACGCTGCGCGAGACGTTCATGGCAAGCGTGGTCATGGCCGAGACCTTCTGGGCATAGTAGGCGCCCATCACCGTCATGAAGATGAGGATGGCGAGCACCACGAGGCGCCGGAACGTCTGCACGACGACGGCGACTCTGGGCGGCAGCCGGTCGACGACGATGCGGATCTGCATGTGTTCGCCGCGCCTGAGCGCCGCGGCGCCGGCCAGCAGGACGGACCAGATCAGCGCATAGCGCGCCAGCTCTTCCGTCCAGATCGGGGAAACGTCAAAGCCGTAGCGCGCGACAACGGCGAACACGATCACGCCGACGTTGAGGGTGAGGCAAAGGCCGGCCGCCCAGGCGCTGACGTGTTCGACGCCACGCGCCCAGACGGCTGCCTTGCGTTGGAGGGAGTGAGTCATGCGGAGCTAGTGATGCGCTCAGGAACCGTCGGAAGCCATCTCGTTGGCTTTGGTCGCGCTTTCCTTGGCGAGG
This genomic window contains:
- the polX gene encoding DNA polymerase/3'-5' exonuclease PolX, which encodes MPTHNRDIAAKFDELADLLEIQGANVFRVRAYRNGARTLRDLPHSVVQLLRDGTDLTELPGIGADLAQKTREIVETGELSDLQEIVQDVPESLIDVMGIAGLGPKRVKTLYEALGVRDLAGLKKATESGEIQDLSGFGKKTEQNILEELATRGSGEKRFRRRDAEELAEPLIEMLRQIDGVDQAIIAGSYRRRKETVGDLDILLSCSDAGPVMDRFVAYDDVQRVLSHGQTRASVVLKGGLQVDLRAVARESYGAALHYFTGSQAHNIRVRQLGQQRGLKVNEYGVFEGETRVAGRREVEVFEAVGLPEIVPELREDRGEIEAAQTDKLPDLVTLDDICGNLHSHTDWSDGAGTLEEMAQAAKARGLSYLAITDHSKAVRVAGGLDADRLARQIDAIDDLNESLDGITLLKGIEVDILEDGTLDLPDAVLARLDLTVCSIHSRMNLSGDKQTTRVLKAMENPNFTILGHPTGRLLGERAGYQLDMEQVIAQASQGGHVLEINAQPARLDLDDTHAKMAREAGVKLSIATDAHAGTHLDLMRFGVDQARRGWVTADDVINTRDLQGLRKLLRG
- a CDS encoding Fpg/Nei family DNA glycosylase; amino-acid sequence: MPELPDVEANAIELRAHALDREIARVALHDPQRLRGSNPADLEAALTGYAFEAVARHGKMLFVKVSCGWHLVVHFGMTGHLTRLDDGAREPAHCRLHLLFRDGGGLAFTDQRRLGWVELTDDPAHYLRSQDLGPDVLALEAETFARRIGGKRGQLKTALMDQSVVAGLGNVWADEVLFQTGLRPDVKAHEQKPEVLRTLHATIRKVLPVAAEHGADLARLPASFLTPQRGQEHPTCPNCGHALETPKIAGRTAYLCPVCQASR
- a CDS encoding TRAP transporter large permease, with product MTWAMLGVFIVLMVVGAPLFVSLLAAGLTGFAWIGDPSMLRLMIQQYFGGIDVFTLMAIPFFVLAGTLMNHAGLTDRLLVLCRAVVGFLRGGLGYVNVVASILFAGVNGSAAADSSALGSILIPAMEKDGFTRSYAAGLTAGSSLIGPIIPPSIFMILYGTMTGTSIGGLFVAGIIPGLVLGIAFIGLNWLHAKRNGFQPTGERFSMAALGRAVVYALPALIAPVIILGGIIWGVVTPTESGALAVAYVVIAGLLLTRQLTIRALAASVAETARLSSAIFLIIGAAAVIGWLLSFNQVPQAFASFVLEFAHSPLLVLVILSAITFVIGMFMEEIAALVLLTPVFAPVATAAGIDPFHFGIVMTLNITIALITPPMGACVYIVSAVGRVPLEDLFRTIWPFVVTALVALAVIILVPSITTGLPALFGF
- a CDS encoding TRAP transporter small permease — encoded protein: MTHSLQRKAAVWARGVEHVSAWAAGLCLTLNVGVIVFAVVARYGFDVSPIWTEELARYALIWSVLLAGAAALRRGEHMQIRIVVDRLPPRVAVVVQTFRRLVVLAILIFMTVMGAYYAQKVSAMTTLAMNVSRSVPTASIPAGMGLMVLQYLLILLAGPAGRNDTEVVP